CGCAGGATCTGGGTCTGACGTGGCTGGCCGAGATCGGTGCCCACGGCGTTGTCGCGGGCCCGGACTCGACGCTGCAGTCGCAGCCGGCGAATGCCATCAAGAAAGCCATTGCGCGCGTAGGGATCTCCGTCGATCAGCTTGACGTGATCGAGATCAATGAAGCGTTCTCTGCGGTGGCGCTGGCCTCGATGAAGGAACTCGGTGTCGACCCGAGCAAGGTCAATGTCAACGGCGGCGCCATCGCGATCGGCCATCCCATCGGCATGTCCGGTGCGCGGATCACCCTGCACGCCGCCCTTGAGCTGGCACGACGCGGGTCCGGGTACGCCGTGGCCGCGCTGTGCGGCGCCGGCGGCCAGGGCGATGCGCTCATCTTGCGCGCGAGTTAGCCACCGGACAGGGATGGGGCGAATTCACGGCGAGGTGGCGTCGGGGGCCCTTTGATCCCGCCGGATTCACCGCATCCGCTGTTGTGGCAGTGCAATTCACAAACACAGGCAGGAGCTTGAAATGCGCATCGACTACTCCGATTTCCCCACCCTGCGACTCGACCATCCCGACGAGGGGATCCTCGAGATCACGCTCGCCGCGCCCGGCCTGAATTCGGTTGGCCCACGCATGCATCGCGACCTCGCCCACATATGGCCCGTAATCGAGCGAGATCCCGACGTTCGCGTCGTCCTGGTTCGCGGTGAAGGGACGGCCTTCTCGTCCGGGGGAAACTTCGACTTGCTCGAAGCAATGGTCGATGACTACGAAGCCCGTATTCGGATCATGCAGGAGGCCCGCGATCTGGTCGGTAACATGGTCAACCTCGACAAGCCGGTCGTCTCTGCAATTCGCGGTCCTGCCGTCGGCGCGGGCCTGGTAGTCGCGGTGCTGTCCGACATCTCCGTCGCCGGCCGCACCGCAAACATCATCGACGGGCACACACGGCTCGGCGTCGCCGCGGGCGATCACGCCGCCATCTGCTGGCCGCTGCTGGTGGGGATGGCCAAAGCAAAGTACTACCTGCTCACCTGTGATCGCCTGTCCGGCGCGGAGGCCGAGCGAATCGGTCTGGTATCCATCTGTGTC
The Mycobacterium dioxanotrophicus DNA segment above includes these coding regions:
- a CDS encoding enoyl-CoA hydratase/isomerase family protein encodes the protein MRIDYSDFPTLRLDHPDEGILEITLAAPGLNSVGPRMHRDLAHIWPVIERDPDVRVVLVRGEGTAFSSGGNFDLLEAMVDDYEARIRIMQEARDLVGNMVNLDKPVVSAIRGPAVGAGLVVAVLSDISVAGRTANIIDGHTRLGVAAGDHAAICWPLLVGMAKAKYYLLTCDRLSGAEAERIGLVSICVDDEEVLATAHRIAAQLACGAQGAIRGTKRSLNHWYRMFEPAFEASLGLEFLGFGGPDVKEGLAAHREKRQPRFDTRPVETSMDDPR